The following proteins are co-located in the Sphingomonas donggukensis genome:
- a CDS encoding polyprenyl synthetase family protein: MIAGVTAPSALLEPALRDIAVEVDRQFDQLLPVPDDARGDLYHAMRHSAIGGGKRLRPLLTTATADLFAVDRTCAVRAGTAIECIHVYSLIHDDLPAMDDDDLRRGKPTAHKAFGEAAAILAGDCLHDLAFEILADPETHPDPFVRIELVADLARAAGPAGMAGGQMMDLKAESEQFDLATVTRLQGMKTGALIACAVEAGAILGRVPPEGRTGLRGYARDIGLAFQIADDLLDAEGDEALAGKALRKDAEAGKETFLSLLGIDRAREQARMLVDQAHQHLRSYGTEADLLRAIADYVLERRK; encoded by the coding sequence ATGATCGCCGGCGTGACCGCTCCGTCCGCGCTGCTCGAACCGGCGCTGCGCGACATCGCGGTCGAGGTCGATCGCCAGTTCGACCAACTGCTGCCCGTCCCCGACGACGCCCGCGGCGACCTGTACCACGCCATGCGCCATTCCGCGATCGGTGGGGGCAAGCGCCTGCGCCCGCTGCTGACGACGGCCACTGCCGACCTGTTCGCGGTCGACCGCACCTGCGCCGTCCGCGCCGGGACCGCGATCGAGTGCATCCACGTCTACAGCCTGATCCACGACGATTTGCCGGCGATGGACGACGACGACCTGCGCCGCGGCAAGCCGACCGCGCACAAGGCGTTCGGCGAAGCGGCGGCGATCCTTGCCGGCGACTGCCTCCACGACCTGGCGTTCGAGATCCTCGCCGACCCCGAAACCCATCCCGACCCGTTCGTCCGCATCGAGCTGGTTGCCGACCTCGCCCGCGCCGCCGGCCCCGCGGGCATGGCGGGCGGCCAGATGATGGACCTGAAGGCCGAGAGCGAACAGTTCGACCTCGCCACCGTCACCCGCCTGCAGGGCATGAAGACCGGCGCGCTGATCGCCTGCGCGGTGGAGGCGGGGGCGATCCTGGGCCGCGTCCCGCCCGAGGGGCGCACCGGCCTGCGCGGCTACGCCCGCGACATCGGCCTCGCCTTCCAGATCGCCGACGACCTGCTCGATGCCGAGGGGGACGAGGCGCTGGCCGGCAAGGCGCTGCGCAAGGATGCCGAGGCGGGCAAGGAAACCTTCCTCTCGCTGCTCGGCATCGATCGCGCACGCGAACAGGCGCGGATGCTCGTCGACCAGGCGC
- a CDS encoding exodeoxyribonuclease VII small subunit, producing MAEDSTIETLSFEDALKELETIVGRLETGTAPLQEAIDLYARGDLLRRQCDARLNAAQARIEAIRTDADGRATGTTPFAAG from the coding sequence ATGGCAGAGGACAGCACGATCGAAACGCTCTCGTTCGAGGACGCGTTGAAGGAGCTCGAGACGATCGTCGGGCGGCTCGAAACCGGCACCGCGCCCTTGCAGGAGGCGATTGATCTCTACGCGCGCGGTGACCTGCTGCGCCGCCAGTGCGATGCGCGGCTGAACGCGGCGCAGGCCCGGATCGAGGCGATCCGCACCGATGCCGATGGTCGCGCGACCGGCACCACCCCATTCGCCGCCGGATGA
- a CDS encoding NAD-dependent succinate-semialdehyde dehydrogenase — translation MFKSINPATGETIATHAPLSAAEIEAKVAAAHAGYARWRTSAYAERTALLSRIGDAFEANKSALAEMAVREMGKTLKSAVAEVEKCVSGFRYYAEHGPALLSDTEVQTASGSTTARWLPMGPVLAVMPWNFPYWQVVRFMAPAIMAGNVGLLKHASLTQGCAALIEDIVRQAGAPDGVFQNLAIPSDAVGGLIADDRIVAVTLTGSEGAGMKVAEAAGRALKKVVLELGGSDPFIVMPSADVAKAAKVAVTARTQNAGQSCICAKRFIVHADVHDDFLARFSDGMQAVKIDDPMTDGTDMGPLSSVEQRDTVVSQIAEAEGEGARLLFGGEAIDRAGAWMTPGVLVDVPPEGAFAKQEIFGPIAMVFRVPDIDAAIALANDVPFGLGSSVWTTEAAEQERFAREIEAGMTAVNAMLASVPEAPFGGVKRSGHGRELGPWGLHEFMNLKAVMR, via the coding sequence ATGTTCAAGAGCATCAACCCGGCGACCGGAGAGACGATCGCGACCCATGCGCCGCTGAGCGCCGCGGAGATCGAGGCGAAGGTGGCGGCGGCGCATGCCGGGTACGCGCGGTGGCGGACGAGTGCTTACGCCGAGCGAACCGCGTTGCTGTCACGGATCGGCGATGCGTTCGAGGCGAACAAGAGTGCGCTCGCCGAGATGGCGGTGCGGGAGATGGGCAAGACGCTGAAATCCGCGGTCGCCGAGGTCGAGAAGTGCGTGAGCGGTTTCCGCTACTACGCCGAGCATGGTCCGGCGCTGCTGTCCGATACCGAAGTGCAGACCGCGAGCGGGAGCACCACCGCGCGGTGGCTGCCGATGGGGCCGGTGCTGGCGGTGATGCCGTGGAATTTCCCGTACTGGCAGGTGGTCCGTTTCATGGCGCCGGCGATCATGGCGGGGAATGTCGGGCTGCTGAAGCACGCCTCGCTGACGCAAGGGTGTGCTGCGCTGATCGAGGATATCGTGCGGCAGGCGGGAGCGCCCGACGGGGTGTTCCAGAACCTGGCGATCCCCTCGGACGCAGTGGGCGGGCTGATCGCCGACGATCGTATCGTCGCGGTGACGCTGACCGGCAGCGAGGGCGCCGGGATGAAGGTGGCCGAGGCGGCGGGCCGTGCGCTGAAGAAAGTGGTGCTGGAACTGGGCGGATCGGACCCGTTCATCGTCATGCCGTCTGCCGACGTGGCGAAGGCGGCGAAGGTCGCGGTGACGGCGCGGACGCAGAACGCCGGCCAGTCGTGCATCTGCGCAAAACGCTTCATCGTGCACGCGGACGTGCATGACGATTTTCTCGCGCGCTTTTCCGACGGAATGCAGGCGGTCAAAATCGACGATCCGATGACGGACGGCACCGATATGGGTCCGCTTTCCAGCGTCGAGCAGCGCGATACGGTCGTTTCGCAAATTGCCGAGGCGGAAGGCGAAGGCGCGCGGCTGCTGTTCGGCGGCGAGGCAATCGACCGCGCAGGAGCGTGGATGACGCCGGGCGTACTGGTCGATGTGCCGCCCGAGGGTGCGTTCGCCAAGCAGGAGATATTCGGCCCGATCGCGATGGTGTTCCGGGTGCCCGATATCGATGCCGCGATTGCACTCGCGAACGACGTGCCGTTCGGATTGGGATCGAGCGTGTGGACGACCGAAGCCGCCGAGCAGGAGCGGTTCGCGCGCGAGATCGAGGCCGGGATGACCGCGGTGAACGCGATGCTGGCGTCGGTGCCCGAAGCTCCCTTCGGCGGCGTCAAACGCTCCGGCCACGGGCGCGAACTGGGGCCGTGGGGGCTGCACGAATTCATGAACCTGAAGGCGGTGATGCGGTAG
- a CDS encoding type II toxin-antitoxin system ParD family antitoxin: MADRDPEINLGEYTERAARFVAGGAFESIDHVVEAALNALERQQEAFNAIVREKIAEALADPRPSVSMEEAFRQLDEAKARRRA; encoded by the coding sequence ATGGCCGACCGCGATCCCGAGATCAATCTGGGCGAATACACCGAACGCGCCGCGCGTTTTGTCGCGGGCGGGGCGTTCGAATCGATCGACCATGTCGTCGAGGCGGCGCTGAACGCGCTCGAGCGGCAGCAGGAAGCGTTCAACGCGATCGTGCGGGAGAAGATCGCCGAGGCGCTGGCGGACCCGCGACCTTCTGTCTCGATGGAAGAGGCATTTCGGCAGCTGGACGAGGCCAAGGCACGACGCCGCGCGTGA
- a CDS encoding type II toxin-antitoxin system RelE/ParE family toxin, which yields MADLDSLSIYIEAVASRAGADAYDRRIRAKIATLADFPNRGTDRSVFGKGYRSITFERRQIIFYRIDDDIVTIARVLSADRDLRGFTL from the coding sequence GTGGCCGACCTCGATTCTCTCAGCATCTATATCGAGGCAGTAGCCAGTCGCGCGGGTGCGGACGCGTATGACAGGAGGATTCGCGCCAAGATCGCAACGCTCGCCGATTTTCCGAACCGTGGCACGGACCGGTCTGTTTTCGGAAAAGGCTATCGCTCGATCACTTTCGAGCGACGCCAGATCATCTTCTACCGGATCGACGACGACATCGTGACGATAGCTCGGGTTCTATCCGCCGACCGCGATCTACGCGGCTTCACCCTCTGA
- a CDS encoding long-chain-fatty-acid--CoA ligase, whose protein sequence is MSDSETAAPEPADPEAIWRSAFLHPGAWDRDFPPLSMVDLFDASATRAPDAPLIDFLGRRYSYGETQDGANRVACGLKALGYGRGDRIGLFLPNVPHYVAAYYGILKLGATVVNFSPLYTVDELAHQVADSGTRLLFTLSATALLPTAVKVLEQSALERLVVGSVAGALPATKSFFYRMFRKSEVAARPDDARITAFSALIANDGACVTPAIDPARDVALIQYTGGTTGVPKGAVLTHQNLSANARQVAALDPDPQTPDSVLGVLPFFHVFANTCVLNRTVCTGGEIVMLPRFEAGQVLAAIARTKPRALPGVPTMYQALLDHPKCGHTDFASLRYCISGGAPLSAELKSKFEAATGATVIEGYGLSESSGVVSCNPYAGPQHPGTIGQPLAATRVRLVDKEDPTRPPPVGEPGEIVLAGPQIMAGYWQRPDADAEVFVTDAAGTRWLRTGDVGTIDAEGFIRIVDRLKDMIAVGGFKVFPSQIEALLHHHPAVKEALVIGLPDTYRGEVPRAYVTLNDGFDDAGAALAAWLNPQLGKHERVDQVVVRLTMPKTMIGKLSRKDLLAEVMSEGEAA, encoded by the coding sequence ATGAGCGATTCCGAGACCGCCGCACCCGAACCCGCCGACCCGGAAGCCATCTGGCGCAGCGCGTTCCTTCATCCCGGCGCCTGGGATCGCGATTTTCCGCCGCTCTCGATGGTCGATCTGTTCGACGCCAGCGCGACGCGCGCGCCTGACGCCCCGCTCATCGACTTCCTCGGCCGCCGCTACAGCTATGGCGAGACGCAGGACGGCGCCAACCGCGTCGCCTGCGGGCTGAAGGCGCTGGGCTATGGCCGCGGCGACCGCATCGGGCTCTTCCTGCCCAACGTCCCCCACTATGTCGCGGCCTATTACGGCATCCTCAAACTCGGCGCGACTGTCGTCAATTTCTCGCCGCTCTACACCGTCGACGAACTCGCCCATCAGGTCGCGGATTCGGGAACCCGGCTGTTGTTCACGCTCTCGGCAACCGCGCTGCTGCCGACCGCGGTCAAGGTGCTGGAGCAGAGCGCGCTCGAACGGCTGGTCGTCGGCTCGGTCGCGGGCGCGCTGCCGGCGACCAAGTCGTTCTTCTACCGCATGTTCCGCAAGAGCGAGGTCGCCGCGCGGCCCGACGACGCGCGGATCACGGCCTTTTCCGCGCTGATCGCCAACGACGGCGCCTGCGTGACGCCCGCGATCGATCCGGCGCGCGACGTCGCGCTGATCCAGTACACCGGGGGCACCACCGGCGTGCCCAAGGGCGCGGTGCTGACCCACCAGAACCTGTCGGCCAACGCGCGTCAGGTCGCAGCCCTCGACCCCGATCCGCAGACGCCCGACAGCGTGCTCGGCGTGCTGCCCTTCTTCCACGTCTTCGCCAACACCTGCGTCCTCAACCGGACGGTGTGCACCGGCGGAGAGATCGTGATGCTGCCGCGTTTCGAGGCGGGACAGGTGCTGGCCGCGATCGCCCGGACGAAGCCGCGCGCCCTGCCCGGCGTGCCGACGATGTACCAGGCTCTGCTCGACCATCCGAAGTGCGGACACACCGACTTCGCCTCGCTGCGCTACTGCATCTCGGGCGGCGCGCCGCTGTCGGCGGAATTGAAGTCGAAGTTCGAGGCCGCGACCGGCGCCACCGTGATCGAGGGCTACGGCCTGTCCGAAAGCTCGGGGGTGGTCTCGTGCAATCCCTACGCCGGGCCGCAGCATCCCGGCACGATCGGCCAGCCGCTGGCCGCCACACGCGTGCGCCTGGTCGATAAGGAAGACCCGACCCGCCCGCCGCCAGTCGGCGAGCCCGGAGAGATCGTGCTGGCCGGCCCGCAGATCATGGCCGGCTACTGGCAGAGGCCCGACGCCGATGCCGAGGTGTTCGTCACCGACGCCGCCGGCACCCGCTGGCTGCGCACCGGCGATGTCGGCACGATCGATGCGGAAGGCTTCATCCGCATCGTCGACCGGCTGAAGGACATGATCGCGGTCGGGGGCTTCAAGGTCTTCCCCAGCCAGATCGAGGCGCTGCTCCACCACCACCCCGCGGTGAAGGAGGCGCTGGTCATCGGCCTGCCCGACACCTACCGCGGCGAAGTCCCCCGCGCCTACGTCACGCTGAACGACGGCTTCGACGACGCGGGCGCGGCGCTCGCGGCGTGGCTCAATCCACAACTCGGCAAGCACGAACGCGTCGATCAGGTGGTGGTGCGCCTGACGATGCCCAAAACGATGATCGGCAAGCTCAGCCGAAAGGACTTGCTGGCCGAGGTGATGTCAGAGGGTGAAGCCGCGTAG
- a CDS encoding GGDEF domain-containing protein, which produces MSGDVLVRTLLALIGVATAMLAQPAAAQAGLAGTPLATCIARVLPGDTPATVLRAPGRFDCTTPQTDFGPGDYWVLSAPIATSTSKRHIRVRIGSLWQERLTLHTVYADGAVATTATDSTTVSRHVQLGAIVEFAPPWRAAPVTRLLWRVDGSANTRGIIFGQRIADAQESAHANTTMAAIYSAFAGLAIAFLIYNLSLWGALRHRFQLTYCAMVLALLAYAASSSGALAWAFPGIDNNDRMRINYATLGLGASMAIVFARAFFEPRVFSGWLGRTTWVAAVLLGISGFCFAALSHINMPVADRIASIIFLFGLTVTIPILWNAWTRGSSYLWLFSLGWAAPVLFAGARILSALGLYQSNFWLDNSTVFSLAFEALVSSIAIAYRVQMLSRERDEALASETAARLLADADPLTGLLNRRAFLAQSIGRRGIQTLHVIDIDHFKAVNETLGHDGGDEVLRVFARTLRQAIPTGAVVARIGGEEFAIVLDADIALEADRILAALRAARMPFDLTVTSSIGSCSGSLDTELDWKRLYRSADRALFEAKTAGRDRARRAAPLTPDPPIASAA; this is translated from the coding sequence ATGTCGGGGGATGTGCTTGTTCGGACGCTGCTGGCCCTGATCGGGGTCGCGACGGCCATGCTTGCGCAACCCGCGGCGGCGCAGGCGGGGCTTGCCGGCACGCCGCTCGCGACGTGCATCGCGCGCGTCCTGCCCGGCGATACCCCGGCGACGGTGCTGCGGGCGCCGGGACGGTTCGACTGCACCACCCCGCAGACCGATTTCGGCCCCGGCGATTATTGGGTGCTGTCCGCCCCGATCGCGACCAGCACCAGCAAGCGCCATATCCGCGTCCGCATCGGCAGCCTGTGGCAGGAGCGCCTGACGCTGCACACCGTCTATGCCGACGGCGCGGTGGCCACGACCGCGACGGACAGCACCACGGTGTCGCGCCACGTCCAGCTCGGCGCGATCGTGGAATTCGCGCCGCCGTGGCGCGCGGCGCCGGTGACGCGGCTGCTGTGGCGCGTCGACGGGTCGGCCAACACCCGCGGCATCATTTTCGGCCAGCGGATCGCCGATGCGCAGGAAAGCGCCCACGCCAATACCACGATGGCGGCGATCTATTCGGCGTTCGCGGGCCTCGCCATCGCGTTCCTGATCTACAACCTGTCGCTATGGGGGGCGCTGCGCCACCGGTTCCAACTGACCTATTGCGCGATGGTCCTGGCGCTGCTTGCCTACGCGGCCTCGTCCTCCGGTGCGCTCGCCTGGGCGTTTCCGGGGATCGACAACAACGACCGCATGCGCATCAACTATGCGACGCTGGGCCTGGGGGCGAGCATGGCGATCGTGTTCGCGCGCGCCTTCTTCGAACCGCGCGTCTTTTCGGGCTGGCTGGGGCGGACGACCTGGGTGGCGGCGGTGCTGCTGGGGATCAGCGGCTTCTGCTTTGCGGCGCTGTCGCACATCAACATGCCCGTGGCCGACCGGATCGCGTCGATAATCTTCCTGTTCGGCCTCACCGTCACCATCCCGATCCTGTGGAACGCCTGGACGCGGGGCAGCAGCTATCTGTGGCTGTTTTCGCTCGGCTGGGCGGCGCCGGTCCTGTTCGCAGGCGCGCGCATCCTGTCGGCGCTGGGCCTGTACCAGAGCAATTTCTGGCTCGACAATTCGACCGTCTTCTCGCTCGCGTTCGAGGCGCTCGTGTCGAGCATCGCGATCGCCTATCGCGTGCAGATGCTCAGCCGCGAGCGGGACGAGGCACTCGCCAGCGAAACCGCCGCGCGCCTGCTGGCCGATGCCGACCCGCTCACCGGCCTGCTCAACCGCCGCGCGTTCCTGGCCCAGTCGATCGGGCGCCGCGGCATCCAGACGCTGCACGTCATCGACATCGATCATTTCAAGGCGGTCAACGAAACCCTCGGCCACGACGGCGGGGACGAAGTGCTGCGCGTCTTCGCCCGCACCCTGCGCCAAGCGATCCCGACCGGCGCCGTCGTCGCGCGGATCGGGGGCGAGGAATTCGCGATCGTGCTGGACGCCGATATCGCGCTGGAGGCGGATCGCATCCTGGCCGCGCTGCGCGCTGCGCGCATGCCCTTCGACCTGACCGTCACGTCCAGCATCGGCAGCTGTTCGGGGTCGCTCGACACCGAACTCGACTGGAAACGCCTGTACCGCAGCGCCGACCGCGCGCTGTTCGAGGCGAAGACCGCGGGCCGCGACCGCGCCCGCCGCGCAGCGCCGCTGACGCCCGATCCGCCCATCGCCAGCGCCGCCTGA
- the clpA gene encoding ATP-dependent Clp protease ATP-binding subunit ClpA: protein MPSFASALENTLHEALKAASNRRHEYATLEHLLLALIDDEHASKVMSSCGVDLGDLKTTVAHYLDTELEALKVAQSTDPSPTSGFQRVVQRAILHVQSSGRDEVTGANVLVALFSERESYAVYFLQQQDMSRLDAVSFISHGVGKGSAPSEGTPPKGADDEKPAKGESKGGKSESALKQFTVDLNEKAKGGKIDPLIGRGPEVDRTVQILCRRSKNNPLYVGDPGVGKTAIAEGLARKIVEGDVPDVLKEAVIYSLDMGALLAGTRYRGDFEERLKQVVNELEKLPHAVLFIDEIHTVIGAGATSGGAMDASNLLKPALSGGTIRCIGSTTYKEFRNHFEKDRALLRRFQKIDVNEPTVEDTIKILAGLRTAFESHHGVKYTPDAIKSAVELSARYINDRKLPDKAIDVIDEVGAMQMLVAPSKRKKTITPKEIEAVIATMARIPPKTVSTDDTKALANLDTDLKRVVFGQDKAIEVLSSAIKLSRAGLRDPDKPIGNYLFSGPTGVGKTEVARRLAEIMGIPLQRFDMSEYMERHSVSRLIGAPPGYVGYDQGGLLTDAVDQQPHSVLLLDEIEKAHPDLFNILLQVMDNGKLTDHHGKTVDFRNTILIMTTNAGASDMARESIGFGQFTREDVQEEAVKKLFTPEFRNRLDAIVPFDYLPPEVVGRVVEKFILQLELQLADRGVHIQLDDESKAWLTERGYDKLYGARPMGRLIQEKVKQPLAEELLFGKLVHGGEVTVKLKDNALAFQITPAAPKKPGKPKGGKKAETEKA, encoded by the coding sequence ATGCCATCCTTTGCTTCCGCGCTCGAAAACACCCTGCATGAGGCGCTGAAGGCCGCGTCGAACCGCCGGCACGAATATGCGACCCTCGAACATCTCCTGCTCGCGCTGATCGACGACGAGCATGCCTCGAAGGTGATGAGTTCGTGCGGCGTAGACCTGGGCGACCTGAAGACCACGGTCGCGCACTATCTCGACACCGAACTCGAGGCGCTGAAGGTCGCGCAGTCGACCGATCCGTCGCCGACCAGCGGGTTCCAGCGCGTCGTCCAGCGCGCGATCCTGCACGTCCAGTCGTCGGGCCGCGACGAAGTGACCGGCGCCAATGTGCTCGTCGCGCTGTTTTCCGAGCGCGAGAGCTATGCCGTCTATTTCCTGCAACAGCAGGACATGAGCCGCCTCGACGCGGTCAGCTTCATCAGCCACGGCGTCGGCAAGGGCAGCGCGCCGTCCGAAGGCACGCCGCCCAAGGGTGCGGACGACGAGAAGCCGGCGAAGGGCGAAAGCAAGGGTGGCAAGTCCGAAAGCGCGCTCAAGCAGTTCACGGTCGACCTGAACGAGAAGGCTAAGGGCGGCAAGATCGACCCGCTGATCGGTCGTGGGCCGGAGGTGGACCGGACGGTCCAGATCCTCTGCCGCCGGTCCAAGAACAACCCGCTCTACGTAGGCGATCCCGGCGTCGGCAAGACTGCGATCGCGGAAGGCCTCGCGCGCAAGATCGTCGAGGGCGACGTGCCCGACGTGCTGAAGGAAGCCGTCATCTACTCGCTCGACATGGGCGCGCTGCTCGCCGGCACCCGCTATCGCGGCGATTTCGAGGAGCGGCTGAAGCAGGTCGTGAACGAGCTTGAGAAGCTGCCGCATGCAGTGCTGTTCATCGACGAGATCCACACCGTCATCGGCGCCGGCGCGACCAGCGGCGGGGCGATGGACGCGTCGAACCTGCTGAAGCCTGCGCTCAGCGGCGGCACGATCCGCTGCATCGGATCGACCACCTACAAGGAATTCCGCAACCATTTCGAAAAGGATCGCGCGCTGCTGCGCCGGTTCCAGAAGATCGACGTCAACGAGCCGACCGTCGAGGACACGATCAAGATCCTCGCCGGCCTGCGCACCGCGTTCGAGAGCCATCACGGCGTCAAATACACGCCCGACGCGATCAAGTCGGCGGTCGAGCTGTCGGCGCGCTACATCAACGACCGCAAGCTGCCCGACAAGGCGATCGACGTGATCGACGAAGTCGGCGCGATGCAGATGCTGGTCGCCCCGTCGAAGCGCAAGAAGACGATCACGCCGAAGGAGATCGAGGCGGTGATTGCGACGATGGCGCGCATCCCGCCGAAGACCGTCTCGACCGACGATACCAAGGCGCTGGCGAACCTCGACACCGACCTGAAGCGCGTGGTGTTCGGGCAGGACAAGGCGATCGAGGTGCTGTCCTCGGCGATCAAGCTGTCGCGCGCGGGCCTGCGCGATCCCGACAAGCCGATCGGCAACTATCTGTTCAGCGGCCCGACCGGCGTTGGCAAGACCGAGGTCGCGCGGCGGCTGGCCGAGATCATGGGCATCCCGCTCCAACGGTTCGACATGTCCGAATATATGGAGCGGCACTCGGTTTCGCGCCTGATCGGCGCGCCTCCGGGCTATGTCGGCTACGACCAGGGTGGCCTGCTGACCGATGCGGTCGACCAGCAGCCGCACAGCGTCCTGCTGCTCGACGAGATCGAGAAGGCGCATCCGGACCTGTTCAACATACTGTTGCAGGTGATGGACAACGGCAAGCTGACCGACCACCACGGCAAGACCGTCGATTTCCGCAACACGATCCTCATCATGACCACCAATGCCGGTGCATCCGACATGGCGCGGGAATCGATCGGTTTCGGGCAGTTTACGCGGGAGGACGTGCAGGAGGAGGCCGTGAAGAAGCTCTTCACGCCCGAATTCCGCAACCGCCTCGATGCCATCGTGCCGTTCGATTACCTGCCACCGGAAGTGGTCGGTCGCGTCGTCGAAAAGTTCATCCTCCAGCTTGAACTGCAGCTGGCCGACCGCGGCGTCCACATCCAGCTGGACGACGAATCGAAGGCGTGGCTGACCGAGCGTGGATACGACAAGCTCTACGGCGCACGCCCGATGGGCCGTCTGATCCAGGAAAAGGTGAAGCAGCCGCTGGCCGAGGAGCTGCTGTTCGGCAAGCTCGTCCACGGCGGCGAGGTGACCGTGAAGCTGAAGGACAATGCGCTCGCCTTCCAGATCACGCCAGCCGCGCCCAAGAAACCGGGCAAGCCCAAGGGCGGCAAGAAGGCCGAGACCGAAAAGGCGTGA
- a CDS encoding DUF1192 domain-containing protein has product MEADDSLPRRSRDLVAELARQDLDPFSVAELTERIAALEAEIARARQKIERAVNHRASADALFKS; this is encoded by the coding sequence ATGGAAGCCGACGACAGCCTTCCCCGCCGCTCGCGCGATCTGGTCGCGGAGCTTGCGCGCCAGGATCTCGACCCATTCTCGGTCGCGGAGCTGACCGAACGCATCGCCGCGCTGGAGGCGGAGATTGCGCGGGCCCGCCAAAAAATTGAACGCGCCGTTAACCATCGCGCAAGCGCCGACGCGCTATTCAAGTCGTGA
- a CDS encoding NAD(P)H-quinone oxidoreductase, producing MTAIDPDAPGGPEVLVPVTRPVPQPAADEVLIRVAAAGVNRPDVLQRKGGYAPPPGASSIPGLEIAGEVVAVGADVPSELIGQPMCALVAGGGYAEYCVAPFGQCLPVPDALTMAEAAALPETLFTVWTNLFERGFASEGDTVLVHGGTSGIGTMAISLCTIFGIDIIVTAGSAEKVAAANALGATHAIDYNAEDFVARVKEITAGKGVDVVLDMVGGDYVPRNLACLAEDGRHVSIAVQGGMMATIPIFDIMRRRLTLTGSTLRNRDTAFKTLVADELAHTVWPHVEAGRLKPVMDRSFPLAEAADAHRRMEAGDHVGKIVLFP from the coding sequence ATGACCGCGATCGATCCAGACGCCCCCGGCGGGCCGGAAGTGCTGGTGCCGGTCACGCGCCCGGTGCCGCAGCCCGCCGCCGACGAGGTGCTGATCCGCGTGGCCGCGGCGGGGGTCAACCGCCCCGACGTGCTCCAGCGCAAGGGTGGCTATGCCCCGCCGCCGGGCGCCAGCAGCATCCCCGGCCTGGAAATTGCCGGCGAGGTCGTCGCGGTCGGCGCGGACGTGCCGAGCGAGCTGATTGGCCAGCCGATGTGCGCGCTGGTCGCTGGCGGCGGTTATGCCGAATATTGCGTCGCGCCGTTCGGCCAGTGCCTGCCGGTACCGGACGCGCTGACGATGGCGGAGGCGGCGGCGCTGCCCGAGACATTGTTCACCGTATGGACGAACCTGTTCGAACGCGGCTTTGCGAGCGAGGGCGACACCGTGCTGGTCCACGGGGGTACGAGCGGCATCGGCACGATGGCGATCAGTTTGTGCACCATCTTCGGGATCGACATCATCGTGACGGCGGGATCGGCGGAAAAGGTTGCTGCGGCCAATGCCTTGGGCGCGACCCACGCGATCGACTATAACGCCGAGGATTTCGTGGCGCGCGTGAAGGAGATTACGGCGGGCAAGGGCGTCGATGTCGTGCTCGACATGGTCGGCGGCGATTACGTGCCGCGCAACCTGGCGTGCCTGGCCGAGGACGGGCGCCATGTCTCGATCGCGGTGCAGGGCGGGATGATGGCGACGATACCGATCTTCGACATCATGCGCCGCCGCCTGACGCTGACCGGATCGACGCTCCGCAACCGCGACACCGCGTTCAAGACCCTGGTCGCCGACGAACTCGCGCACACCGTCTGGCCGCATGTCGAGGCGGGGCGGCTGAAACCGGTGATGGACCGCAGCTTCCCCCTGGCCGAAGCCGCCGACGCGCATCGCCGGATGGAAGCGGGGGATCATGTGGGAAAGATCGTGCTGTTCCCCTGA
- a CDS encoding YqiJ family protein gives MLDFLGASQNVLFSAAIVLMLLIGAVQLVGFGHFDVDADADLDGDLLAWLGVGRLPLLMLLVVFLASFGIIGLIGQQASHDWLGVLQPLWIAAPVAAIAALPVTGLAARLLARILPSDFTTAVPIEDMVGRGATIVVGRAEQGSPARARVTDQFGQAHYVMVEPDTPDQVFEEGEAVLLVRQQGAGFRAITRGDHRLPYIDG, from the coding sequence GTGCTGGATTTTCTGGGCGCGTCGCAGAACGTGCTCTTTTCCGCGGCAATCGTATTGATGCTGCTGATCGGCGCGGTGCAGCTGGTCGGATTCGGGCATTTCGATGTGGATGCCGACGCCGATCTGGACGGCGATCTGCTGGCGTGGCTGGGCGTCGGTCGGCTGCCGCTGCTGATGCTGCTGGTGGTGTTTCTCGCGAGTTTCGGGATCATCGGCCTGATCGGGCAGCAGGCGTCGCACGACTGGCTGGGCGTGTTGCAGCCGCTGTGGATCGCCGCCCCGGTCGCGGCGATTGCGGCGCTGCCGGTCACAGGACTTGCCGCGCGGCTGCTGGCGCGCATCCTGCCCAGCGATTTCACCACCGCGGTCCCGATCGAGGACATGGTCGGGCGCGGCGCCACGATCGTCGTCGGACGCGCCGAACAGGGCTCGCCCGCCCGTGCCCGCGTCACCGATCAGTTCGGGCAGGCGCATTACGTGATGGTCGAGCCCGATACGCCCGACCAGGTTTTCGAGGAGGGCGAGGCGGTGCTGCTCGTCCGCCAGCAGGGCGCGGGCTTTCGCGCGATCACCCGGGGCGATCACCGCCTGCCGTATATCGATGGATGA